A DNA window from Brachionichthys hirsutus isolate HB-005 chromosome 10, CSIRO-AGI_Bhir_v1, whole genome shotgun sequence contains the following coding sequences:
- the si:dkey-5g14.1 gene encoding lysosomal proton-coupled steroid conjugate and bile acid symporter SLC46A3 yields MRRLFLVEPVVAVYAFSAFLTIPLLQQYVYRRIWEQVTNTSYPVSDNTSSTCGANGSSNHSIYTEEVQRRASLFALYTDAFSVVPSLVVTLVLVAYSDRGGRRIAIVCPLIGTLLYTLAFLVVSYFKLNIYLLIGSSIVNSLFGGMGAFMGGCFAYVTDLCTGERQKTLRIAGVDMMIGLLSGAASLSTGYFLRAAGFNWPLVTSVLCQCVVLLYVIFILEETVTKAPADAVDLDGSARSSVLKHIIFGIYEMFAGATRRSRTRLALLLLIITSLVFALFGGSSVLTLFELSEPLCWNAVLIGYGAALSSTLFLASFLGLSAFMYCGVPQLLIILIGMLSVLSSMVLLAFTKTTLLMFIARAAVLLAVMPFPVLRSMMSNIISKSEQGALFACISFLENLSLSASGAVFNSVYSATVAWYPGFVFALSAGLCAIPLFALGVVALIGVDVAQKEEVPEPAISGEEEPVPNERDSSPLVS; encoded by the exons ATGAGGCGGCTGTTCCTCGTGGAGCCGGTGGTTGCTGTTTACGCTTTCTCCGCATTTCTCACCATTCCCCTCCTGCAGCAGTATGTGTACAGGAGAATTTGGGAGCAAGTGACAAACACTTCATACCCCGTCTCTGACAACACGTCCTCGACGTGTGGCGCCAACGGCAGCAGCAACCATTCGATCTACACTGAG GAGGTGCAGAGACGGGCATCGCTCTTCGCCCTCTACACGGATGCGTTCTCCGTCGTCCCCTCATTGGTCGTCACTCTCGTGCTCGTGGCCTACAGTGACCGAGGCGGACGCCGGATCGCGATCGTCTGTCCTTTGATCGGCACCTTGCTCTACACTTTGGCGTTCCTCGTGGTGTCCTACTTTAAGCTGAACATTTATTTGCTCATTGGCTCCTCGATCGTCAATTCGCTGTTCGGCGGAATGGGCGCATTCATGGGGGGCTGCTTCGCCTACGTAACAGACTTGTGCACGGGCGAGCGGCAGAAGACGCTGCGCATAGCTGGGGTGGACATGATGATCGGCCTGCTGTCCGGGGCGGCCTCCTTGTCGACGGGATACTTCCTTCGAGCTGCAGGCTTCAACTGGCCTCTCGTGACCTCCGTCCTGTGCCAGTGTGTGGTCCTGCTCTACGTGATCTTCATCCTAGAAGAGACTGTGACGAAGGCTCCCGCCGACGCCGTCGATCTCGACGGTTCCGCGCGGAGCTCAGTCCTGAAGCACATCATCTTTGGGATCTATGAGATGTTTGCAGGGGCCACCCGCAGGTCCAGAACCCGTTTGGCGCTCCTGCTTCTCATCATCACCAGCCTCGTCTTTGCCCTCTTTGGCGGATCGTCCGTGCTGACGCTCTTTGAACTCAGCGAGCCCTTGTGTTGGAATGCGGTTTTGATTGGCTACGGCGCCGCGCTGTCCTCCACGCTGTTCCTGGCCAGCTTTTTGGGACTATCAGCGTTTATGTACTGCGGCGTGCCACAGCTGCTTATTATCCTGATTGGGATGCTGTCTGTCCTGTCATCCATGGTTCTGCTGGCATTCACTAAGACGACGTTACTGATGTTTATAG CGAGGGCGGCCGTACTCCTCGCCGTCATGCCGTTCCCAGTCCTGCGGTCCATGATGTCAAATATCATCTCAAAGTCGGAGCAGG GAGCCCTCTTTGCCTGTATTTCCTTTCTGGAGAATTTATCTCTCAGCGCATCAGGCGCGGTCTTCAACAGTGTGTACTCTGCTACCGTGGCCTGGTACCCCGGCTTCGTCTTTGCGTTGTCTGCAGGGCTTTGTGCCATTCCTTTATTTGCCCTAGG